In a genomic window of Bradyrhizobium sp. LLZ17:
- a CDS encoding metal ABC transporter permease: MVYDALIGPFTEFEFMRRALAAVIALSLAGAPIGVFLMLRRMSLVGDAMAHAILPGAAVGFLLSGLNLFAMTAGGLIAGFAVAILSGVVARSTGLKEDASLATFYLASLALGVSIVSIKGTNIDLLHVLFGNILAMDDQTLLIVAFNATITLLVLAVIFRPLVIESVDPLFLRTVSRAGGPAHLVFLALVVINLVNGFQALGTLLAVGLMILPAGIARFWSRDLTVMICIAVIAAAVSGYAGLVLSFQTRVPSGPAIILIASVLYIVSVLFGRVGGIVRQLFPGRHLEA, encoded by the coding sequence ATGGTCTACGACGCGCTGATCGGTCCGTTCACTGAATTCGAGTTCATGCGGCGGGCGCTCGCGGCTGTCATCGCGCTGTCGCTCGCCGGTGCGCCGATCGGCGTGTTCCTGATGCTGCGGCGGATGAGCCTCGTCGGCGATGCCATGGCACACGCGATCCTGCCGGGAGCGGCGGTTGGCTTCCTGCTCTCCGGCCTCAACCTGTTCGCGATGACGGCGGGCGGCCTGATCGCGGGCTTTGCGGTCGCGATCCTCTCCGGTGTGGTCGCGCGCTCGACCGGGTTGAAGGAGGACGCGTCACTCGCGACCTTTTATCTGGCCTCGCTGGCGCTGGGCGTCAGCATCGTCTCGATCAAGGGCACCAATATCGACCTGCTGCACGTGCTGTTCGGCAACATCCTTGCCATGGACGACCAGACCCTGCTGATTGTCGCCTTCAACGCCACGATCACGCTGCTGGTGCTGGCCGTGATCTTTCGCCCGCTGGTGATCGAGAGCGTCGATCCCTTGTTTCTGCGCACCGTGAGCCGTGCCGGCGGACCTGCGCATCTCGTCTTCCTCGCACTGGTCGTGATCAACCTCGTCAACGGCTTTCAGGCGCTTGGCACTCTGCTCGCAGTCGGCCTGATGATCCTGCCGGCCGGCATCGCGCGGTTCTGGTCGCGCGATCTCACGGTGATGATCTGCATTGCCGTCATTGCCGCGGCTGTCTCTGGCTATGCCGGCCTCGTGCTGTCGTTCCAGACCCGCGTTCCGTCGGGCCCCGCGATCATCCTGATTGCGAGCGTGCTCTACATCGTCTCCGTCCTGTTCGGGCGCGTCGGCGGTATCGTCCGGCAGCTGTTTCCCGGCCGGCATCTGGAGGCGTGA
- a CDS encoding metal ABC transporter solute-binding protein, Zn/Mn family — protein sequence MRRVLVCVLLLIASPLHAAERLNVVASFSILGDFVRNVGGDRVNVTTLVGADSDVHVYTPTPSDAKRIADAKLVIVNGLGLEGWLPRLVQSSGAKAQVVTASDGVAPLKLGSAADPHAWQSVPNARIYVSDIANALAAADPDDADFFRTQAKAYLEKLDTLDREVRDAVAKIPPERRRVISTHNAFGYFAAEYGIAFIAPLGVSTETEPSARDIAGIIGQIRTQKIPAVFLENISDDRLIRRIAAETGAKVGGTLISDGLTGEKGPAPTYIDMVRHNIKALTSALDH from the coding sequence ATGCGGCGTGTTCTCGTTTGTGTGCTGTTGCTGATCGCCTCGCCGCTGCACGCCGCGGAGCGGCTCAACGTGGTCGCCAGCTTCTCGATTCTCGGCGATTTCGTCCGGAACGTCGGCGGCGACCGGGTCAACGTCACGACGCTGGTCGGCGCCGACAGCGATGTCCATGTGTACACGCCGACGCCATCCGATGCGAAGCGGATCGCCGACGCAAAGCTCGTCATCGTCAACGGGCTCGGGCTGGAGGGCTGGCTGCCGCGTCTGGTGCAGTCCTCCGGAGCTAAGGCGCAGGTAGTCACCGCGAGCGACGGTGTGGCGCCCCTGAAGCTCGGCTCGGCAGCCGATCCGCATGCCTGGCAGTCTGTCCCCAACGCCAGGATTTACGTGAGTGACATCGCCAATGCGCTCGCTGCGGCCGACCCGGACGATGCGGACTTCTTCCGCACCCAGGCAAAAGCCTACCTGGAAAAACTCGACACGCTCGACCGCGAGGTCCGCGACGCCGTGGCCAAGATTCCACCCGAGCGGCGCAGGGTGATCTCCACCCACAACGCCTTCGGCTATTTCGCTGCTGAATACGGCATCGCGTTCATTGCGCCGCTCGGGGTTTCCACCGAAACCGAGCCCAGCGCGCGGGATATCGCCGGCATCATCGGCCAGATCCGGACCCAAAAAATCCCGGCCGTTTTCCTGGAGAATATCAGCGACGACCGGCTGATCCGGCGGATCGCGGCCGAGACCGGGGCAAAGGTCGGCGGGACCCTGATTTCCGACGGTTTGACCGGCGAAAAGGGGCCTGCACCCACTTACATTGACATGGTCAGGCACAATATAAAGGCCCTGACCAGCGCGCTTGACCATTAG